The genomic interval ACATTTGCCCTTTGTCGTCACATGCTCCACGCGCGAAGATGGCGCCTTCTGGGTGAATATCTGTAGTTTTTATAACGGGTTCAAAAGGTGGTGAAGTCCATAATTCTAATGGATCTGGCGGTTGTACGTCGTAGTGTCCGTAAACTAAAACCGTTGGAAGATTTGGATCTATAATTTTTTCTCCGTAGATAATTGGGTAACCTGGAGTGTCGCAAGTTTCGACATAATCGCATCCTGCTTTTGATAAACTTTCTTTTACAGCCTCTGCTGTGTCAATAACATCTTGAGAATATGCAGTGTCGGCACTTACCGACGGAATTTTTAATAATTCGATCAATTCGTTGATAAACCGATCTTTATGTTGTTGAACGTAGGACTTAATATTTTCCATTTAAATTATTTTTATAGAAAACCAAATGTACAAAAAAGAGAATTAAAAAAAATTTTGAAAAAAGTCTTTGATAATTGGAAACTATGCTTATCTTTGCACCCACAATTCCGCGGATATGGTGAAATTGGTAGACATGCCAGACTTAGGATCTGGTGCCGCAAGGCGTGTAGGTTCGAGTCCTATTATCCGCACTAAAAAAGCTTCTGAATATTTTTTCAGAAGCTTTTTGTTTTTACTTCATTTTGCCTTTTGTTATTAAAATTGTTGATAAGCAATTTACTACAATAACTAATTGTTGTTTTCTATTTTTATTTTTGAAAATCTATTCTTTTATTGATTCTTTAAATTAGGCAACAATAAACTTTAAAAATAAATGATAAGTTTTATAAATAAATACACAGCATTAATCACAGGAAGTCTGATCTTTTTAGGTTATTGTCGCTATCATTTTTATTATAATGAATTTGATATTGTAATATATAATTACATTACTACTTCGGAATTACTCCTCTCATTTTTTCCCATAATAGTCCAATATTTTATACCAATTGGCCTAATTATTTATCTTGCTATTTTACGTCCTAAGGAGCAACCTCTTATAAGTAATGGAAAGAACTATACCAAAAGAGCACAAACGAAAGAAGATAGAAGAACAAGAATATATTTATTAGATTTTGTTTTAAATAAAAGATTAAAAATAAATACAAGATTTAAAATATTTTTAAGCATACTAACTCATCCTTTCTCTTTATGTTTTTTATTCTTATTATGGGGAACAATAAAATTTTGGATAGCTGTAAATGAAAATCAAAAAATTGAAGAAGTAGAAGGGCTTTTTTACGGCTTAACTTTTACATGGCTGGTGTTCATTCTAGAACCAATTTTTTCAAACTCTTTTTCAGGAAATAAGTTTTTAATCATAAAAATGTCAAATTACTTTTTGATATTAACATTATTCATTTATTTATCTCAAAAAATAGGAGCAATAAAGAAAATGGAAAACGTAGATAATTCATTAGTTACAATAATAACAAACTCAAAAGAATTAATAAAAAGTAATAGCAATTTTATTTTTATAGGCAGAACGAATGAATATACATTTTTTAGGTTTAAAAAAGAAAAAACCAATTTTATAATACGCAATTCTGACATCTACACTTTTAAAAAAAGCGAACCAAAAAGCAAAATGTAAACCAACTTTTCTATCTAATTTTAAAATAAAAACTATTAAAAATGATCCAAACAGGTATTACCTTAACTGATATAATTAAATTTATTCAAAAGTATCTTAATATATTAATTATAGTACCCGCATTTATTGGAGGCTTATGGCAATTAATAGAACTATCAAATATATCAATATCTTTTATTAGATTTTTTTCATTAAGCCAAATTGTGTCAGACGGCTTACTAATTTTAATATTTATGCTGATTGCTAGTTTTACTTATATGCTTGGCTGGTTTGGTGATAGATTGTTTTTTATTAACAAACAATCTGCTGATTCTGAATTATTAAATTCGGATGATTATGAGAAACACAGAAAGAAGGAATTATCAAAATGGATGGTTATATTTTTAATGTCATATTCATTTTCATTGTTTTATTTTTTAAAATTCATGTACAAAACACCAAACTTCACTGATTTAAAATCTTCAGTTAGTATAACACTTATATTTATTATAACATTAAATCGCACCTTGAATGCATGCTACAATTTTGCACAAGACAAACATAAGAAGATTTTTAAACTTTGTAATTTTTTCCTTTTAATACTGTATGTTATAATTGCAATTTTTCTTAGCAAACGTATTCATTCCGTTTTTATAAATACCAACAATATTATTAATATTGAAAATATAAAAAAAGATGTTTCTTTAAAGTACCCTAATACAAAACAGGAATTACTTTACTTTAACGATAAATATTTATTCATTAAACTTATTAATATTCCTCAAAAAGCTTCAAAAGATAAAAAAAAAATGAAGAAAGAAGATAAAGTTTATATAATGGAACTAAACAAATTATTTACAAAGTAAAAAAAGGATGTTTTCATTCTTATAAATTCTACATCCTTCAAAATAGCAAACCTCATCTTGACGAAAGGAGCTTTTCCAGCAAAACCAACAGTTTGTACGCCATAAAAATTTGCGGAAATCACTCTCAATTTTTTGTTGGTTTGCTTTTACTTTCTCCTTTCGTCGAGATGAAGATTTTATTTGTATTAATTAGCATCCAAATAAGGATCGAGCACTTCTGCCAATCTGTTCAGCCAATAAAAATTATCCCCAATTCGAGGCAATTCTGCATTAACACTTTCACGACCTCGCATAGAACTTAGCGAAAGGGAATAATTTACCTGTCTAAGCATCTTCGCCATATCTTTTACATCAACAACATCACTAAAAAAATCTTTTAATCTCGTTTCGAGTTCTTTCGATACACTTTCTGTAATCATTATCTTATTTTTCGGTCAAATATAACATTTTTTGACACAAATTTGTGTCAAAACAAAAAATATTTGTTATGACTTTTGAAATATGAATATTTCAGAAGAAACTTTTATCTCAAATCTAGGCATTCACATTAGACAACTACGTGAAAAGAAAGGCTTATCACAACAAGCTTTAGCCGAAGATTGCGACATTCCAAGAAATCAAATTGGCAGAATTGAAAGAGCTGAAATAAATACAGGTATAAAAACCCTTATACGAATAGCGAATGCTTTAGATATTGATCTTAAAGAATTGCTTGATTTTCCTTTGAAATAATAATTCAGCTAAAGCCTTTCACTTTCAAACAAAAAAACCTCCAGCTAAAGCAGGAGGCAATTCATTTATTCTTTAATGAAGTTTAAAGATTGTCTTTTATATTTTTATTTCTCCGATTTAAACAAAACCTTTCCATAAAACAATACACCAAAATAGATTAAAATACAGGGAAAAATCCATGTTCTAAATCCAATACCAAGCGCACCACGAAAACCTTGTGCATATAGTAAAGTCGAAAGATATATTATCCAGCAAATTCCAAACTTAAAAATACGTTCAGTAGCATTCATATGCTGCGTATAATAAAAGATGGTAAATGGCATAAAAAAACTCAAAAGAACTGCTCCAAATTTACTGTTCGCACTAGCTTCTATGGGTGTCACCATATAACTAAAAGTAAGTGTTATGGCAAGATTTAAAAGAATCAAAAAGATTGCATTGACAACGAAAGCTCCAATTTTATTATTTTCTGATACTTTATTTAAATCTTGTAATTCTGCTTTATCAATTTGAAGGACTTCGCAAATTAATTCCAGCGTTTTGCCTCGCGGTTCATTATTACTGTTTTCGATTCTTTGAATTGTCCTCAAATTAACTTTCGACAATTCTGCAAGTTCTTCTTGCGTAAAGCCTTTTTGCTTTCTCGTTTCACTAATTTTTTTTCCTATAAAACTCATGGTTCGTATTTTTAATTTTATCCCAAAATTATTTCGAAAAGCATTTTTTGATAACGGTTTTCTTACGGCATTTCTACGACATTTCATAATGTCGCTAATATATAATTAATTTTAATGCACAAGAATTGAACTATATAAAGTATTCCGAACACACGAACGATAACGAACTGGCGAAGCAAATCTCCGCGAGAAGCTCGGCAAAGATTGGCGAATTTACTTTGCGGAATTACTTGTGATTCTTCGTTCCTCAGAATGACAAAAAATGCGAAAAAACTTTGCGACTCTGCGACTTTGCGAGATTAAAATCAGCAGAGAAAAGATGACAAATATTTTCTCGCTACAATGAAAAAAAATCCTTTAATCCTAATAATCTGTGGCTGAAAAAAAACTTTGCATCTCTGCTCCCGATAGCTATCGGGATTGAGAGATTAAAACCAACAAAAGATTATAAACTCAGAAATTTCTCAAATTATTTCATGTTTTAATCTCAAAATATTCTTATTTTTAAAATACCAAAAACCTAAATCTGCATATTTTATTTTGTTTTTAAATCTCTAAAATCATTTAGAACACATGAAGAAATACAGATTATTAGTCATTCTTTTAGGAATTATTGCCCTTTTTTACTTTGCGAGAGCGGCTCGAAGCTTTACGGTTAAACAAGAAACTCGAACGCTTCAATCGGAACATTTTATTGTTTCTTACAGCGGAATTTATAAAAGCGAAGCCGAAAAAGTCAGCAAACATCTCGAAGACAATTATGCTACAATAAGAGAAAATCTAAAAGATGTAAAACACGACATCATAAAGGTTTTTATTTACGGTTCGCAATTTAAGTTTATGAATGCTACGGGTTTAAAAGAAAAAGCAAAAGGCACAAGTCGCGGTCCGAACGAATTTCATTTTATATATACCAATTGGTTTAATTCTATTTTTCCCGATGATCCGCTAAAAACGGCTTTGCATGAATTTACGCATTGCGTTCAACTCAACATATTAATTCACAAAGCAAAAGACACGATTATTACCCAAGACAGACGAACTTTTGAAAAGGAATTCGATAAAAAATTTGCTGCCGAATATCCGCGCTGGCTTTGGGAATCGATTAGTATTTTTGAAGCTAAAGAAGTAAATACTTTAAGTGTAAAATACGCCAAAAGCAAAAATTTGACTTTAGAAGATTTAAACAAAAGCAATCAGATTTACAATATTGGCTATACAATTATAGAATATCTTACTCAAAAATGGGGAAAAGATATTTTGCCAAAATTAATTGCTTCGTTTGGCAATATTCAGAAAACATTAAACGTTACTTCTGAAGAATTTGAGAAAGGCTGGATTGCTTTTTTGAATGAGAAGTATTGAAAGTTTTTCTATTTAGAAAACCTTGAATTTCGCAGATTAACAAAAATGATGATTATGATTTCGAAAATGGATTTTTAATCTGTTAAGAACGACAATAATTTCTAGTTATTTGTTAAAGAAATATTAAAAAATCTTCGTAACTTCACGCAACCATCCTGATATTCAGATATCTAAACAAAAAGAGGCGTTATGAAAAGATTTTTTTACTTTTTGATTCTGACTTTAGGAATTCTTGGTTGTACTTCTGACGATGATAAACCAACCAAAAATTTTAAATTCACCGCTCCGTACACCACAACTATAACTGTTGGCGGCGTGGTTGGCACGCGCGAACGAACTTTTAAAGTCGGAGAAACCTTTAAAGGTCTTGACGACGAAAAAGAAACCATCAGAATCAGAATCGCTGAACATTCTGAAATGAATGAAAATTGTCCGAATAGCTGGTGTTATCAAGAATTTTTAAATGTTCCGCGTGAGTATTTGAAGTTGGAAGAATAAAGAAAAAACTTCGGTTAAAGCCTTTTTATTAAAACCGTAAAATACTTCTAGCTAAAACAGGAGGCAATTCAACTAATTTTATTTTCATTCTTGTTTGTCATTTCGAGAAATGACAATATCTTGCGACTACAGGATTTCAAAAAAAAAGACACAAAAAACTTACTAAATTCACGCAACCATTTTGATATTCAAATATCTATATAAAAAAAAGATACTTATGAAAAAAATGATTGGTTTCCTGTTTTTATCTTTAGTAATTCTCGGCTGCACTTCTGATGCAGATAATAGTGCAAATGCATTTGAGAAAATGAATACCAATACTACGCAAAGCTTAACTGATATTTCCTTTATCAATAAAAATCAAGGAATAATTTGCGGTTCTCTTGGTTTTTTGTCCAAAACAAATAACGGCGGAAAAACATGGACGCATTTAAATGTGGGAGATAATCAAACCTTTATGAGCGCTTTTATGGTAAATGCACAAAATTTCTATACCGCAAGACTTGACCTGTTTGCTACTTCAAATTCTGGTGCTACGTTTAAAAAAAATGAAAATCTTCCTGTTACTTCAACTATTTTTGCAATCAAATTTTTTAATCCAACTAAAGGATTACTAATAAGAAGTGGTTCTATTTTTAGATCTACCGATTCTGGAAATAATTGGAAGGAAACTTATAATCTTAGCAATTCCAGTAATTTAGAAATAACTTCAGATTTAGTTGCTTACGCTTACGGCGGATATACTTCAGACGCGGTAGATAATGGTCAAATTCTTAAAACAACTGACAGCGGTCAAACTTGGGTTACTACCTTAAATTCAGATTCAAATATTATTTCAGTATCTTTTATTTCAGATAATATTGGCTATTATGTTAATACTAAAATGGAATTGCAGAAAACTATAAACGGCTCTACTACTTGGGTAAAAATAACGACTTTGCCTTTTTATCCATCATCTGTTTGTTTTATTAATGAAAAGATAGGATACATTTCAACATACGAGGGAAAAATTTTAGAAACAAAAGACGCAGGTTTAAATTGGAAAATAGTTCATAACGAACCTGCCGAACGAATCTTTAAAATTATTACTAAAGATAATGCCGTATTTGCAATAGGAGACAACGGATTGTTTCTTAGAAAAAGATAAAAAAACCTTTGTCAAAGTTTTAAACTTTGACAAAGGTCTGTAATATCGCTAGAAATCTAATTATTGGATTTTATTTCCCAACAACTCAATTATCTTATCTACATTCACTTCGCTGTAATCATTAATATAAAAATCGCATGGCGGAAGTTCTTCTTTGGTATGCGTGCTCAAAACACCAACGACTTTCATTCCTGCATTTAATCCAGCTGTAACGCCAG from Flavobacterium sp. YJ01 carries:
- a CDS encoding helix-turn-helix transcriptional regulator → MNISEETFISNLGIHIRQLREKKGLSQQALAEDCDIPRNQIGRIERAEINTGIKTLIRIANALDIDLKELLDFPLK
- a CDS encoding helix-turn-helix transcriptional regulator, whose protein sequence is MSFIGKKISETRKQKGFTQEELAELSKVNLRTIQRIENSNNEPRGKTLELICEVLQIDKAELQDLNKVSENNKIGAFVVNAIFLILLNLAITLTFSYMVTPIEASANSKFGAVLLSFFMPFTIFYYTQHMNATERIFKFGICWIIYLSTLLYAQGFRGALGIGFRTWIFPCILIYFGVLFYGKVLFKSEK
- a CDS encoding YCF48-related protein: MKKMIGFLFLSLVILGCTSDADNSANAFEKMNTNTTQSLTDISFINKNQGIICGSLGFLSKTNNGGKTWTHLNVGDNQTFMSAFMVNAQNFYTARLDLFATSNSGATFKKNENLPVTSTIFAIKFFNPTKGLLIRSGSIFRSTDSGNNWKETYNLSNSSNLEITSDLVAYAYGGYTSDAVDNGQILKTTDSGQTWVTTLNSDSNIISVSFISDNIGYYVNTKMELQKTINGSTTWVKITTLPFYPSSVCFINEKIGYISTYEGKILETKDAGLNWKIVHNEPAERIFKIITKDNAVFAIGDNGLFLRKR